GAAAGCTTGATAGCTTTTGCCATAGTTTCACCACTGACAGTTGTATCTATGTCAACTCCATAAATGAATTGATTCTTGGGTTGCTTATCTAACTCAAACAACACGTGCAAATTAAGTGCTAATCGTCCTGTCAGTCCCTCATGCTTGGCGTAGACGTTAGCTAATGCCCCATAGGAGTGAAACTTATGTTGCTCCAGTTGGTTGTAGTACTCTTGATACAGCTTGAATGCTTCTCGTGACAGTTTAAGTTCAAGCACTGGCTGTCGGTCAATGCGTTTGTAAAACCATTTCAACTCCTCCACGATGTCAATATTGGAGTCACTACTATCTTCGTCTGGTAGCTTTGCTATCCTACGAGGCTGATTAATTAATAGAAATCTTGACCAAAAACCATCAGCGTCAGATTTATCAGCAAAGACTTCCTTGAGTTTCTCAGGTTGGATTGTTCCATAGATTGATAAAGAGGAGTTATCGACGTTGACTGTTACCCCTTCTTTGCGCAAAACAGTTATGGATGAACCATTGTAAGCCTCTAGAAATGTTTCCCTGTCATCACCTTTTCCACCTTTATATTGTCCTAGGGAACCAACAAAACCCGATAACTCATCTCGGTAATACAGCAACCCCTTCGTTGGATGTGCAGCAAACTGCGCCGTAATACCTTCGACTGTAGCGTTGGTGATTATGTACAGCTTTAGTTTTGGTTCTTTAGGTTGTCCGTCGGGGAATTGTTCCAACAAGTCATTAACAGCGCTTTTGGAATCTTTTTTCGCAGCCTTATACTGGAATGTGGATTCTGTATAGTCGCGCTGTGCCTCAAGGAATTCCTCATTAGCTGTTTTAATTAAGTCAGCCAGAGGTTTCATCATCATGGTTTGTGCAGTTGGTGATTTTATTTCTCCACTGGCTGCGACATTTGCTGCATAGAGGTTAGCTGGTACAGTAAATCTTGACTTACGCAGCAGAGTTATGTTTGTGTCGGTGTGATGCAGGGAAGCAGTAACGCAAAGGAATGGGTTAATTGTTGCCTCAGCTCGTAGTGTTGTGTACTTCGCAAATAGATTTAACGCTCTTGCTACAGAACGTGGAAACACTTCAAACAGATTAAGTTTGTTACTCGCTAGCTTGCGGTACTCCTCAACATCAGCTTTAAGTAAATTCAGTTCGTCATCATCGTCATCACTTAGTTCCTGTCTTTCGTCCTCGTGCTTTTTTACGAAGTAGTTCAGCGTTCCAAGCGTGACCCCATGTGATTTATGGTTAAAGCTTTCCCACTTCTTAATACAGCAATCTTCTTCGTACTTATCCGATAACTGGCTCCAAGTATCCCAAGCTTGTAACAGTGAAGCATCCCCTACAGAATGTAATGCCATTCCCACTTTTAACCAGGTTTCATAGTCATCAGCATAGGAGGCTGGTAGGCTGTACAATGCAGCCATAATATCAATCCGCTTTTGTGGTGATAGTTCCTCGTCACTAAATCTATACTTGGAAACACCGCGGTTGGGCTTTAACATCTTGTCAATAACCCAAGCGGGACAGCTTTGAATAGGCGAGTTTTTGGGGCTGTTTACCCAACTGTAAGACCCAGTTATTGGATGCTCACCAAAGATAACTGACTGTGAACCACTCCATCGAAACTCTAGTTGCTGACCTGGTTTATCAGTAGAAACTCTCGTAGTGCTAATTAAATCCCAATACTTTTGGTCAACATAAAAAAACTGTGAAAATCTTCCTGTTCGTCCTGACGTCACAGTTATTGTTTCCACAGCTATATTGTCTTGATTTGACAGTTGTTTTGCTAATTCTTGCGCTGCTTCGCCATCAAAGTCTACACAAACCAAGCCACCTGATTTAACGCCTAACTGCACACCAACAGCCGCTATAGGTGAGTTTGGTTTATCGATTTCCTTAATGATATCTGCTTTAGTAAAATGCCTTTCACTCCAGTTAGAAATGTATGGCGCTTTATTCGCTCCCACTGGTACTAATACCCAGTTATTTGGTATGTATTCGAGGTTCTCTTTCAGACTTTCTAATGTTACTCTAGACATAGGTATCTCTTGTTGTATTATTTGCTGTAGTACAAGTTTTGTGTAGTGCCTTG
Above is a window of Gloeocapsopsis sp. IPPAS B-1203 DNA encoding:
- a CDS encoding DUF3987 domain-containing protein: MSRVTLESLKENLEYIPNNWVLVPVGANKAPYISNWSERHFTKADIIKEIDKPNSPIAAVGVQLGVKSGGLVCVDFDGEAAQELAKQLSNQDNIAVETITVTSGRTGRFSQFFYVDQKYWDLISTTRVSTDKPGQQLEFRWSGSQSVIFGEHPITGSYSWVNSPKNSPIQSCPAWVIDKMLKPNRGVSKYRFSDEELSPQKRIDIMAALYSLPASYADDYETWLKVGMALHSVGDASLLQAWDTWSQLSDKYEEDCCIKKWESFNHKSHGVTLGTLNYFVKKHEDERQELSDDDDDELNLLKADVEEYRKLASNKLNLFEVFPRSVARALNLFAKYTTLRAEATINPFLCVTASLHHTDTNITLLRKSRFTVPANLYAANVAASGEIKSPTAQTMMMKPLADLIKTANEEFLEAQRDYTESTFQYKAAKKDSKSAVNDLLEQFPDGQPKEPKLKLYIITNATVEGITAQFAAHPTKGLLYYRDELSGFVGSLGQYKGGKGDDRETFLEAYNGSSITVLRKEGVTVNVDNSSLSIYGTIQPEKLKEVFADKSDADGFWSRFLLINQPRRIAKLPDEDSSDSNIDIVEELKWFYKRIDRQPVLELKLSREAFKLYQEYYNQLEQHKFHSYGALANVYAKHEGLTGRLALNLHVLFELDKQPKNQFIYGVDIDTTVSGETMAKAIKLSMFYINEFKAMFSSLREELAPELVRILEVCEKKGGSISARDVIRSYDKQKGVTTKEVVSRFEQLAKLNYGTLSKAGRTITFTQTTSTVSNVNNCQEDVSEENFDETYTPYGVEPLKTQNVSNVSASRENKNIIGLLPGSSTEEEKDIPVIPTTRLNRFI